One Solibacillus sp. R5-41 DNA segment encodes these proteins:
- the ftsZ gene encoding cell division protein FtsZ, whose amino-acid sequence MLEFETGMDQLAVIKVIGVGGGGNNAVNRMIEHGVQGVDFIAVNTDAQALNLSKAEYKLQIGGKLTRGLGAGANPEVGKKAAEESREQLEEVLRGADMVFVTAGMGGGTGTGAAPVIASIARDLGALTVGVVTRPFTFEGRKRQTQAIGGISSMKEAVDTLIVIPNDKLLQIVDKSTPMLEAFREADNVLRQGVQGISDLIATPGLINLDFADVKTIMSDKGSALMGIGIAAGENRAVEAAKKAISSPLLETSIDGAKGVIMNITGGSNLSLYEVQEAADIVQLASDEEVNMIFGSVINDNLNDEIIVTVIATGFSDDFSAPNPTPIRPTLGARQQAASTQPAPQQQTQQPRAQEHVQQEMPRQQTQQTYQQEETLDIPTFLRNRNRNR is encoded by the coding sequence ATGTTAGAATTTGAAACAGGTATGGATCAACTAGCTGTCATTAAAGTAATTGGTGTAGGCGGCGGTGGTAACAATGCCGTAAATCGCATGATTGAGCATGGGGTTCAAGGTGTGGACTTCATCGCTGTTAATACAGATGCACAAGCTTTAAATTTGTCAAAAGCTGAATATAAATTACAAATTGGTGGGAAATTAACACGCGGTCTTGGTGCGGGTGCGAATCCTGAAGTTGGTAAGAAGGCAGCTGAAGAAAGTCGCGAACAACTTGAAGAAGTATTGCGCGGTGCCGATATGGTATTCGTAACAGCTGGTATGGGCGGCGGTACTGGTACTGGTGCAGCGCCAGTAATTGCGTCAATTGCACGTGATTTAGGCGCATTAACAGTCGGTGTTGTTACACGTCCATTCACATTTGAAGGACGAAAGCGTCAAACGCAAGCGATCGGTGGTATTTCATCGATGAAAGAAGCGGTAGATACGTTAATCGTCATTCCAAATGATAAACTTCTTCAAATCGTTGATAAATCGACACCGATGTTAGAAGCGTTCCGAGAAGCGGATAATGTTTTACGACAAGGTGTTCAAGGTATCTCAGATTTAATCGCAACGCCAGGTTTAATTAACCTTGACTTTGCCGATGTAAAAACGATTATGTCTGATAAAGGCTCTGCACTAATGGGAATTGGTATTGCGGCAGGTGAAAACCGTGCTGTTGAAGCAGCGAAAAAGGCGATTTCATCTCCACTTCTTGAAACGTCAATTGACGGAGCAAAAGGTGTGATTATGAATATTACAGGTGGCTCGAACTTAAGTTTATATGAAGTTCAAGAAGCAGCTGATATAGTTCAATTGGCTTCAGATGAAGAGGTTAATATGATCTTTGGTTCGGTAATTAATGATAATTTAAATGATGAAATTATCGTAACTGTTATCGCAACAGGCTTTTCGGATGACTTTAGCGCTCCAAATCCAACGCCAATTCGTCCAACTCTAGGTGCCCGTCAACAGGCGGCGTCTACACAGCCAGCACCACAGCAGCAAACGCAACAGCCGCGTGCGCAAGAGCATGTTCAACAAGAAATGCCACGTCAGCAAACGCAGCAAACGTATCAACAGGAAGAAACATTAGATATTCCTACATTTTTACGCAATCGAAATCGTAACCGATAA
- a CDS encoding sigma-E processing peptidase SpoIIGA has protein sequence MIGELIVLFNFFFNIILLRFTQAVTRYPIKTWRLISGAFCSALIAVVFYESIVMTIVSFIVLIGIAFSFRWSSFFVQGSWLMMGTFLAGGLLSAVQPYLLKHSIFAYILFCLGIACSSLFLMKRSWFNKLQQVVQQQYVTNCEVELFDQTLRLLAYIDTGNECLEPLSRAPVHFISFKAVHEQLEPTFEASLEKWSEHDPLALEMFSKELRKNIRIVPLTTVQNSSVLVPAFRAQIKINEKIDKNHYVIFTKNDARFPQKAQMIAHVSVLTNR, from the coding sequence ATGATAGGGGAACTCATCGTCTTATTTAACTTTTTTTTCAATATTATTTTACTTCGCTTTACACAAGCAGTGACTAGATATCCGATAAAGACATGGCGATTAATAAGTGGTGCTTTTTGCAGTGCCCTTATAGCTGTTGTTTTTTATGAATCAATCGTAATGACAATTGTTAGTTTTATTGTATTGATAGGAATTGCATTTTCATTTCGATGGAGCAGTTTTTTTGTTCAAGGTAGCTGGTTAATGATGGGAACATTTCTGGCAGGAGGCTTACTTAGTGCAGTTCAACCTTATTTACTTAAACATTCCATTTTTGCTTATATTTTGTTCTGTTTAGGCATAGCTTGTAGTAGTTTATTTTTGATGAAAAGAAGTTGGTTTAACAAATTACAACAAGTCGTCCAGCAACAATATGTTACAAACTGTGAGGTTGAGTTATTTGACCAAACGTTGAGGTTACTAGCCTATATCGATACTGGAAATGAATGTCTTGAACCGTTAAGTAGAGCACCTGTACATTTCATCTCTTTTAAAGCCGTTCACGAGCAATTAGAGCCTACTTTTGAAGCAAGCTTAGAAAAATGGTCGGAACATGATCCATTAGCTCTTGAAATGTTTTCTAAAGAACTTCGGAAAAATATCCGTATTGTTCCGCTAACAACTGTACAGAATAGCTCCGTTTTAGTCCCTGCGTTTCGAGCGCAAATAAAAATTAATGAGAAAATAGATAAAAATCATTATGTTATTTTTACAAAAAATGATGCTCGTTTCCCGCAAAAGGCTCAAATGATTGCACATGTATCTGTTCTTACAAATAGATAA
- the sigE gene encoding RNA polymerase sporulation sigma factor SigE, which produces MLQKIKNILLNLFNKYFKKGTYYIGGHDSLPIPLTREEEVVVVEAFMNGDLHARDMLIERNLRLVVYIARRFDNTATPIEDLISIGSIGLIKAIETFNLDKNIKLATYASRCIENEILMHLRKTSRMKGEVSLDEPLNSDADGNELLLSDILGTEEHIITMDVERKLERQHMFGAIDKLTPREKYIMECRFGLNGKEEMTQKEVADHLGISQSYISRLEKKIILDLREHLNEPIA; this is translated from the coding sequence TTGCTTCAAAAAATAAAAAATATATTATTAAACTTATTTAACAAGTATTTCAAAAAAGGGACATATTATATAGGAGGACATGATTCATTGCCTATTCCACTTACAAGAGAAGAAGAAGTTGTTGTTGTTGAAGCATTTATGAATGGTGACTTACATGCCAGAGATATGTTAATTGAGCGTAATTTGCGTTTAGTCGTTTATATAGCAAGAAGGTTTGATAATACTGCTACACCAATAGAAGATTTAATAAGTATCGGATCAATTGGCTTAATTAAGGCCATTGAAACATTTAATTTAGACAAAAACATCAAATTGGCGACGTATGCCTCCCGTTGTATTGAAAACGAAATTTTAATGCATCTACGAAAAACAAGCCGCATGAAGGGAGAGGTTTCGTTAGATGAGCCATTAAATTCTGATGCAGACGGTAATGAGTTGTTATTATCGGATATTTTAGGAACAGAAGAGCATATTATTACAATGGATGTTGAACGTAAGTTAGAAAGACAGCATATGTTTGGTGCGATTGATAAACTAACACCACGTGAAAAATATATTATGGAATGCCGCTTCGGTTTAAATGGAAAAGAGGAAATGACACAAAAAGAAGTGGCAGATCATTTAGGTATTTCACAATCTTATATTTCGCGTTTAGAGAAAAAAATCATTTTAGATTTACGTGAGCATTTAAATGAGCCAATTGCTTAA
- the sigG gene encoding RNA polymerase sporulation sigma factor SigG, with translation MRTKVELCGVDTSTLPVLKHEEMKSLFIRLQQGEDYVREELVICNLRLVLSIVGRFAYRGEQADDLFQVGCIGLLKAIDNFDLKHNVRFSTYAVPMIIGEIRRHLRDHHSLRVSRSLRDIAYKAMKAKEAFIAEFLVEPTIEQIAKAIEMKKEDVLFALDAIQDPMSLQEPIYSDGGDAIYMIDQIKDQVTEEQWVGAISVQESLKKLDVRQQMIVTKRFYYGETQTEIAQSLGISQAQISRIEKSAIELMKRDYR, from the coding sequence ATGCGTACTAAAGTTGAATTATGCGGAGTCGACACTTCTACTTTACCCGTATTAAAGCATGAGGAAATGAAAAGTTTATTTATTCGTTTGCAACAAGGAGAAGACTATGTTCGTGAAGAATTAGTTATTTGTAATTTGCGTTTAGTTTTAAGTATCGTTGGGCGTTTTGCTTACCGAGGTGAGCAAGCGGATGATTTGTTCCAAGTTGGGTGTATTGGTCTTTTAAAAGCTATTGATAATTTTGACTTGAAGCATAATGTCCGCTTCTCAACATATGCAGTCCCAATGATTATTGGTGAGATTCGCCGCCATTTACGCGACCATCATTCTTTACGCGTGTCTAGGTCGCTACGTGATATCGCATATAAGGCAATGAAAGCGAAAGAAGCCTTTATTGCGGAATTTTTAGTGGAGCCAACGATTGAACAAATCGCAAAGGCAATCGAGATGAAAAAAGAGGATGTTTTGTTCGCATTAGATGCGATACAAGATCCAATGTCCTTACAAGAGCCGATTTATTCAGATGGCGGTGATGCCATTTACATGATAGATCAAATTAAGGATCAAGTAACGGAAGAACAATGGGTAGGAGCAATTTCCGTGCAGGAAAGCTTAAAAAAATTAGATGTAAGACAACAAATGATTGTAACAAAGCGCTTTTATTATGGGGAAACACAAACAGAAATTGCACAATCCTTAGGCATTTCACAAGCACAAATTTCAAGAATCGAAAAAAGTGCGATTGAATTGATGAAGCGTGATTATCGATGA
- a CDS encoding PRC-barrel domain-containing protein translates to MRFSSVQEKEIIEASSGKFIGYIVDAEVCEKEGTILAFIISTPKKFYHLFQGEESTRKVSFSHILTVGKDVILVKTSEE, encoded by the coding sequence ATGCGCTTTTCTTCTGTGCAGGAAAAGGAAATTATTGAGGCATCCAGTGGAAAGTTTATTGGATACATTGTGGACGCAGAGGTTTGTGAAAAGGAAGGAACTATTTTAGCCTTTATAATTTCTACACCAAAAAAGTTTTACCACCTATTTCAAGGGGAAGAGAGTACTAGAAAAGTCTCATTTAGTCATATACTCACAGTCGGAAAAGATGTTATTCTTGTAAAAACAAGCGAGGAATAG
- a CDS encoding YggS family pyridoxal phosphate-dependent enzyme encodes MTKIINNLELIQKQIEYAKQRASQMQEVKIIAVTKEVDVARTEEAIAAGIIHLGENRPEGLARKLESIHSDVEWHYIGSLQTRKVKQVIQQIDYLHSLDRLSLAEEIEKRATNVVKCFVQVNVSGEESKQGLTKEQALEFLKQLQPFTKIEVVGLMTMAPYTADEHIIRQVFRELKQLQQVVVQLRLPNVPCTELSMGMSNDFEIAVEEGATFVRIGTALVG; translated from the coding sequence GTGACGAAAATAATAAATAATTTAGAACTAATTCAAAAACAAATAGAATATGCAAAGCAGCGAGCAAGCCAAATGCAAGAAGTTAAGATTATTGCCGTTACAAAAGAAGTGGATGTAGCACGTACCGAGGAAGCGATCGCAGCGGGTATAATACATTTAGGTGAAAATCGTCCAGAAGGCTTGGCACGAAAGTTAGAGTCGATTCATTCGGATGTCGAGTGGCACTATATTGGCTCTTTACAAACGCGTAAAGTAAAACAAGTTATTCAGCAAATTGATTATTTGCATTCTTTAGATCGCTTAAGTTTGGCCGAAGAAATAGAAAAGCGTGCAACAAATGTTGTGAAATGTTTTGTTCAGGTTAATGTCTCAGGTGAAGAGTCTAAGCAAGGATTAACGAAGGAGCAAGCTTTAGAGTTTTTAAAACAACTGCAACCGTTTACAAAAATTGAAGTCGTAGGATTAATGACAATGGCGCCTTATACAGCCGATGAGCATATAATTCGCCAAGTATTTCGTGAATTAAAACAGTTGCAACAGGTAGTTGTACAATTACGTTTACCGAATGTACCATGTACTGAACTGTCGATGGGCATGTCAAATGACTTTGAGATTGCAGTTGAAGAAGGTGCGACATTTGTGAGGATTGGAACAGCTCTTGTTGGCTAA
- a CDS encoding cell division protein SepF: protein MSIKNIFDKFFYLEDIEDEQAPGQAAQMQQPVPKPVSSPKQEQMPQQVIQNRMKKERKTQPQIRNNEVAVPNNVVSLQAATSSKNSKLVLVEPRVYAEAQDIAEQLKNKRATVVNLQRIDRDQGKRIIDFLSGTVYALGGDIQRIGTDIFLCTPENVEVSGEISNFVFE from the coding sequence ATGAGCATAAAAAATATTTTCGACAAATTCTTTTATCTAGAAGATATAGAAGATGAACAAGCTCCAGGTCAAGCAGCCCAAATGCAACAACCTGTTCCCAAGCCTGTTTCATCACCAAAACAAGAACAGATGCCACAGCAGGTTATCCAAAATCGCATGAAAAAAGAGCGTAAAACCCAGCCCCAAATACGCAATAATGAAGTTGCTGTTCCAAATAATGTTGTAAGTTTGCAAGCTGCGACCTCTTCTAAAAACTCGAAGCTAGTTTTAGTAGAGCCGCGAGTTTATGCAGAAGCGCAAGATATTGCCGAGCAATTAAAAAATAAACGAGCGACTGTTGTTAATTTACAACGTATTGATAGAGACCAAGGGAAGCGAATAATCGATTTTTTAAGCGGAACAGTGTATGCTTTAGGTGGCGACATTCAGCGAATCGGAACAGATATTTTCCTATGTACTCCTGAAAATGTAGAAGTATCTGGAGAAATTTCGAATTTTGTGTTTGAGTAA
- a CDS encoding YggT family protein — protein MIFSIVSTAFLVYRFMLIGYILMSWVPALQESAVGRFLETACEPYLGFFRKFIPPIGMIDISPIVGLFVLVFIEQGVYSVLGYLL, from the coding sequence ATGATTTTTTCAATTGTATCAACAGCATTTCTCGTGTATCGATTTATGTTAATCGGGTACATACTTATGTCTTGGGTACCAGCGCTACAAGAATCAGCGGTTGGTAGATTCCTTGAGACAGCATGTGAACCGTATTTAGGATTTTTCCGTAAATTTATCCCACCAATTGGTATGATTGATATTTCGCCAATCGTTGGACTATTTGTACTTGTATTCATTGAACAAGGTGTATACAGCGTACTTGGATATTTACTCTAA
- a CDS encoding RNA-binding protein → MQHLIQHFRKDEQPFIEQVIGWQREVEDRYAPKLTDFLDPRQRFIVESIIRQSEDVHVFTEGLFDHAERQRMLIAPSYFQATKEDFQMACYAVNYPSKFVQIKHPDVLGALLSIGLDRSKFGDIRLAENTVQFIMAMEIADYVRANLTGIGKIKVHVEEIQTTMLLLQIEEQWVESSYTVSSMRLDVVLATVANISRQKSQNLIGAGKVKVNWTVREATSFELQEGDIISARGFGRVKIIMTEGRTKKDKIRLQIGRLEQKV, encoded by the coding sequence ATGCAGCATTTAATTCAACATTTTCGGAAAGATGAGCAGCCATTTATCGAACAAGTAATCGGATGGCAACGTGAAGTTGAGGATCGTTATGCCCCGAAATTAACAGACTTCCTTGATCCAAGACAACGATTTATCGTGGAATCCATCATTCGTCAATCAGAGGACGTTCACGTTTTTACAGAAGGGCTCTTTGATCATGCCGAAAGACAGCGAATGCTAATCGCGCCTTCTTACTTCCAGGCAACGAAGGAAGATTTTCAAATGGCTTGTTATGCAGTCAATTACCCGTCTAAATTTGTTCAAATCAAACATCCAGATGTATTAGGTGCTTTGTTATCGATCGGATTAGACCGTAGTAAATTTGGCGATATTCGTCTCGCAGAAAATACGGTGCAATTTATAATGGCTATGGAAATTGCTGACTATGTTCGTGCAAATTTAACGGGTATCGGAAAAATTAAAGTGCATGTAGAGGAAATCCAAACAACGATGCTATTACTTCAAATTGAAGAGCAATGGGTGGAGAGCTCATATACTGTTTCTTCCATGCGTTTAGATGTTGTATTGGCAACGGTGGCAAATATATCGCGCCAAAAATCACAAAATTTAATCGGTGCTGGTAAAGTGAAAGTAAACTGGACTGTTCGAGAAGCGACTTCTTTTGAATTACAAGAAGGTGATATTATTTCTGCTCGAGGCTTCGGAAGAGTGAAAATAATTATGACAGAAGGGCGAACGAAAAAAGACAAAATACGATTACAAATAGGTCGTTTAGAGCAAAAAGTATAA